In Oligoflexus sp., a single window of DNA contains:
- a CDS encoding AMP-binding protein codes for MKTSLHNIFKQHAAQPAWRTPEGSLTYQDLEQRVRRHATLLMKSGAKAGDFWAVRGWSALDTFALLLAALWQRVTLFPLPDRLPDAQHQIMMQQVPLAGVLESAAPKAEMEKEGPIDCDADAPAVGIFTSGSTGAPKAIIHSWNSLTSSAEATNSFYGLKPGDSWLLSLDPAHIGGLQIAVRCFIGGGITWHLAEPKALAHVLHTKSPTFLSLVPTQLYRLLSDPLACDALRLSRAIVLGGAAASPELLQEAAKKSLPFSVSYGSSETAAQCTALPPGVLPRHAGDVGYLLSGWEYQHSAVTLRLRGPAAASGVYQQKEWRSLVDADGWLTLPDRILCDAGRLTILGRADGIFQVAGENVSPLDIIQPLEALRQHADFLALPWQDVEYGTIPVLIVRSPEKPDIPAILQRLQTALNGVQRPRRIYWHASDEISKPSRSYYEKALERHELPLVWRLDLGRI; via the coding sequence ATGAAGACTTCCCTTCACAATATTTTCAAACAGCATGCCGCGCAGCCTGCCTGGCGAACTCCTGAAGGATCTTTGACTTATCAGGATCTGGAGCAAAGGGTCAGACGTCATGCGACTCTTCTGATGAAATCCGGCGCCAAGGCCGGCGATTTCTGGGCGGTGCGCGGCTGGTCCGCTCTGGATACCTTTGCCCTTCTTTTAGCCGCCCTATGGCAGCGCGTGACCCTTTTTCCTTTGCCTGATCGTCTGCCTGATGCGCAGCACCAGATCATGATGCAGCAGGTGCCTCTGGCTGGCGTTCTTGAAAGCGCGGCCCCTAAGGCAGAAATGGAAAAGGAAGGACCGATCGACTGTGATGCCGACGCTCCCGCCGTCGGCATCTTTACCTCGGGCTCCACAGGAGCCCCGAAGGCCATCATTCACAGCTGGAACAGTCTCACGAGTTCCGCTGAAGCGACCAACAGTTTCTACGGACTGAAGCCCGGTGACAGCTGGCTCCTCAGTTTGGATCCGGCCCACATCGGTGGCCTTCAGATCGCCGTCCGCTGTTTCATAGGCGGTGGCATCACCTGGCATCTGGCGGAACCCAAGGCTCTGGCCCATGTTCTGCACACAAAGAGCCCAACATTTCTGTCCCTGGTACCGACGCAGCTCTATCGACTGCTTTCGGACCCCTTGGCCTGTGATGCCTTGCGTCTCTCCCGTGCGATCGTTCTCGGAGGCGCAGCCGCTTCGCCTGAACTTTTGCAGGAGGCCGCAAAAAAATCGCTACCCTTTTCCGTCAGCTATGGATCCAGTGAAACAGCAGCCCAATGCACGGCTCTTCCTCCGGGAGTTCTGCCCCGGCACGCGGGTGATGTGGGCTATCTCCTCTCCGGTTGGGAGTATCAGCATAGCGCTGTAACACTCAGACTGCGCGGTCCTGCAGCAGCGTCTGGCGTTTATCAGCAAAAAGAATGGCGGTCGCTCGTGGACGCAGACGGTTGGCTCACACTGCCCGATCGCATACTCTGTGATGCCGGACGGCTGACGATCCTGGGCCGGGCGGATGGAATTTTCCAGGTCGCCGGTGAAAATGTTTCGCCTCTCGATATCATTCAGCCGCTGGAAGCCTTGCGTCAGCACGCGGATTTTTTAGCTTTGCCCTGGCAGGACGTGGAATATGGAACCATACCCGTTCTGATCGTGAGATCCCCGGAAAAACCGGATATTCCAGCAATTCTGCAGCGCCTTCAGACAGCCTTGAACGGCGTTCAAAGACCAAGGCGCATCTACTGGCACGCGAGCGACGAGATCTCAAAACCCTCGCGCAGCTATTATGAAAAGGCGCTGGAGCGCCACGAACTTCCTCTTGTGTGGAGACTGGACCTTGGAAGAATTTGA
- a CDS encoding NAD(P)/FAD-dependent oxidoreductase, with amino-acid sequence MEEFDLIVVGGGAAGFFGAIACAEARPGSRVLILEATPRVLTKVKISGGGRCNVTHHQFDTKRLVTSYPRGQKELIGAFHRFQPRDTVAWFAAHGVELKVEEDGRMFPVTNSSQTIIDCLEGAARQSGVSLRLKTLVQKIEKTDDHFILHTKDGATLRSRFVLLATGSMPFGQNLARELGHRLVDPVPSLFTFEIKDPLLEGLSGTSFPRVHMQLKVPAAAQDFQQEGPCLITHWGLSGPAVLKLSAFAARELFASEYQAQLTVNWEHPLKYEAALQQLETLRQQHPKKKVSNENPFHCTRRFWEALLRESGLTAQQTYAETSKKHLQDIARRLTGTVLSVAGKGVFKDEFVTAGGVAREEIDFRRMESKVCPGLFLAGEVLDIDGITGGFNFQNAWTGSWLAAQAVAQSLGG; translated from the coding sequence TTGGAAGAATTTGATCTGATCGTGGTCGGCGGTGGTGCGGCCGGATTTTTTGGGGCCATAGCCTGCGCGGAAGCGAGGCCGGGCAGCCGCGTTCTTATCCTTGAAGCCACGCCGCGCGTTCTGACCAAGGTCAAGATTTCAGGCGGAGGACGCTGCAATGTCACGCATCATCAGTTTGATACGAAGCGCCTTGTTACGAGTTATCCGCGCGGACAGAAAGAATTGATCGGAGCCTTCCACCGCTTTCAGCCGCGGGATACCGTGGCCTGGTTTGCGGCGCATGGCGTCGAGTTGAAAGTGGAAGAGGACGGTCGGATGTTTCCCGTCACCAATTCTTCGCAAACCATCATCGACTGTCTGGAAGGGGCCGCGCGTCAGAGCGGAGTGAGCCTCCGTCTTAAAACTCTGGTTCAGAAAATCGAAAAGACGGACGATCATTTTATTCTGCACACCAAGGACGGGGCCACTCTCCGTTCGCGTTTTGTTCTTTTGGCTACAGGCAGCATGCCCTTTGGTCAAAATCTGGCGCGCGAGCTGGGCCATCGGCTGGTGGATCCGGTGCCGTCCCTCTTCACCTTTGAGATCAAGGACCCTTTGCTGGAAGGTCTTTCGGGAACGAGCTTCCCGCGTGTGCATATGCAGCTGAAAGTCCCCGCCGCCGCGCAGGATTTTCAGCAGGAAGGCCCCTGCCTTATCACCCACTGGGGTCTGAGCGGTCCGGCCGTGCTGAAACTCTCCGCCTTCGCCGCGCGTGAACTCTTTGCGAGTGAGTATCAGGCGCAGCTGACCGTGAACTGGGAGCATCCTCTGAAATATGAGGCCGCCCTGCAGCAGCTGGAAACCCTGCGGCAGCAGCATCCCAAAAAGAAAGTGAGCAATGAGAATCCCTTTCACTGCACCCGCCGTTTCTGGGAGGCTTTGCTTCGCGAATCGGGACTCACAGCCCAGCAGACCTATGCCGAGACCAGCAAAAAACATCTGCAGGATATCGCGCGGCGTCTGACCGGGACTGTTCTTTCTGTGGCGGGCAAAGGCGTGTTCAAAGATGAATTCGTGACCGCCGGCGGCGTCGCGCGCGAGGAAATAGATTTCCGGCGCATGGAAAGCAAGGTGTGCCCTGGCCTTTTCCTGGCGGGTGAAGTCTTGGATATCGACGGTATCACCGGCGGCTTCAATTTCCAGAATGCATGGACGGGTTCGTGGCTCGCTGCCCAGGCTGTCGCGCAAAGTCTAGGCGGATAA